Proteins encoded together in one Falco peregrinus isolate bFalPer1 chromosome 2, bFalPer1.pri, whole genome shotgun sequence window:
- the LOC129783840 gene encoding uncharacterized LOC128125816 homolog, giving the protein MPDSFAVHFLKVLKELLAFVLFSYTVLVGALLLAGWTTYFLVLK; this is encoded by the coding sequence ATGCCGGACTCCTTCGCCGTCCACTTTCTCAAGGtgctgaaggagctgctggCCTTCGTGCTGTTCAGTTACACCGTGCTGGTCGGGGCGCTGCTGCTCGCCGGCTGGACCACGTACTTCTTGGTGCTTAAATGA
- the DIABLO gene encoding diablo IAP-binding mitochondrial protein → MAAGSRWLRSCCSFLRQSFPVLARIPRRCLSGMNGRWHQMAGMGLGVALCAVPVVEKQNSVSLSNDALIKRAVSLVTDSTSTLLSQTTYALIEALTEYTKAVYTLVSLYKQYANLLGKMNSDEVDAVWQVVIGARVDMTTKQQEYLRLESSWMTALRLSEMAAEAAYQSGADQASVTARSHIQLVKSQVQEVRQLSQKAETKLAEAQTEELIKAQGEESSLPQGILGSTEAGEDPYLRED, encoded by the exons ATGGCGGCGGGCAGCCGGTGGCTCCGAAGCTGCTGTTCCTTCCTCAG ACAAAGCTTCCCTGTTCTGGCCAGGATTCCTAGGCGCTGCCTCTCAGGCATGAATGGACGATGGCACCAAATGGCAGGCATGGGGCTGGGAGTGGCGTTGTGTGCAGTCCCAGTCGTGGAG aaacagaactcAGTTTCTCTCAGTAATGATGCCTTGATTAAAAGAGCAGTTTCCTTGGTAACAGACAGTACTTCTACACTCCTCTCTCAAACAACGTATGCATTGATTGAAGCATTGACAGAGTATACAAAG GCAGTTTATACACTGGTGTCTCTCTACAAGCAATATGCAAATCTTCTTGGGAAAATGAATTCAGACGAGGTGGATGCAGTCTGGCAGGTGGTAATAGGAGCCAGAGTTGAT ATGACGACAAAACAGCAGGAATACCTAAGGCTGGAATCCAGCTGGATGACAGCGTTACGTCTTTCAGAAatggcagcagaagctgcatATCAATCAG GTGCAGACCAAGCCTCCGTGACAGCCCGCAGCCACATTCAGCTAGTGAAATCGCAGGTGCAAGAAGTGCGACAGCTCTCCCAGAAAGCAGAGACCAAATTAGCTGAAGCTCAAACAGAAGAGCTCATAAAAGCTCAAGGAGAGGAATCTTCATTGCCACAGGGTATTTTAGGAAGTACAGAGGCAGGTGAGGACCCTTATCTTCGGGAGGACTGA